A region of Antedon mediterranea chromosome 8, ecAntMedi1.1, whole genome shotgun sequence DNA encodes the following proteins:
- the LOC140056649 gene encoding phospholipid-transporting ATPase ABCA3-like isoform X2 — MWFLSYLPLFILPYDETSGSTKTLCCFLPNSAMGYAMNCILRYESSEEGIQWSNIGRSPATGDSFNLGNCFLMLLLDSFIFFIIMWYVEQVFPGKYGIPQPINFPFKKSYWCGNVVHVSPDDEAQIAMNNIDNKNHESAPNIEVGIDIKNLRKVYKSSVGKKLAVDDLSLKMYKGQITSLLGHNGAGKTTTMSILTGLFPPTSGSATINGKSIVTDIQSVRSSLGLCPQHNVLFDRLTVKEHLDFFINLKGKSGAEANAEVRSMIEDLQLVDKTNTASSSLSGGMKRKLSCAIALIGGSEVVILDEPTSGMDPYARRATWDLLLKYKAGKTMVLTTHFMDEADLLGDRIAIMAHGQLLCSGSSHFLKNRYGVGYHMTLVKNENCQVDQLTKIIQDYVPGSYLESNIGAELAYILPGDSTSQFQSLFENVEAKRTSLGVESFGVSITTLEEVFMKVGEQAEAKANGTANNDEGEGAVASTTMQNIQKAEKAVNISQLETRREDLLSGLALKAQQFKAMYIKRFLNSKRDKKAVIIQFFFPLLFIFLGLLIILLSGGSAATDDPKLELSLIKLNEAEDLNHRAYYADFTGNDAVKIFQNVESYLVSLKFLEESVENIEGTVQTLMNENSYGKVKGEDIPSPMARYCCLYNFIILNEECSSWIRNQPEDACKDYPEYSYTNCPSCYNSTEKLYGSCPVGAQPSILSDPNTYFQESVLEEDADNEPNFFNELVAGFVSVNATFDAQQVVPNLYAIFNNSLIANVSFVKKLEEVNFYELALNVSTGTLVTAWYSNEAYHTSVQVLNAASNMILKSFTSDEYSITTYNYPLPRNVTAQAEEAASSESAFGLSILVVFGMAFLSASFIGFVVGERENKAKHLQFVSGVDPLSYWGATFVWDVCNFAIVFVGIIIMFAAFNLDAYGGSNLGTVALLFLLFGWMAIPFIYSAAFMFKTPVNATALTIFLLAILSMFTILTIFVLSIPGLGLESTANALDYVFCLIPTHCLGRAFSVLGDNDGLRRICTASQEAMINCQMSGYVYQDSNLAWDKPGIGTYCLYMFIGGIVFIILTLLIEVNFFIPSRSASVLKGHVSNPDDSDVADERQKVSELDPKNSDSAVILQNLSKVYRKKPAPAVDQLCLNIPKGQCFGLLGVNGAGKTTTFGMLTGDLSITAGTAYMDGFDIQTQRKLVQQRIGYCPQFDALLERLTGREVLTMFARLRGIPNHNIENVVETTVTHLSLNKWADKLCGDYSGGNKRKLSTGIALVGNPPIVFLDEPTSGMDPTARRYLWNALTSVMKGGRSIVLTSHSMEECEALCTRLAIMVNGQFKCLGSTQHLKSRYGKGYTMVVKMEDGVPMDGIKSFINGTFEGAVLLEEHQGVLQYQVENSDLSWSYIFGKLESNKQELRMEDYSVSQTTLEQVFINFAKEQHTDAAFSRKLNKAHHTTYVEVPSTGANLRRESTRRSLRSGPQSPK; from the exons ATGTGGTTCCTCAGTTATCTGCCATTGTTCATTCTACCCTACGATGAAACATCAGG CTCTACTAAAACTCTATGTTGTTTCTTGCCTAACTCTGCAATGGGCTATGCAATGAATTGTATTCTACGATATGAGAGTAGTGAGGAGGGAATTCAGTGGAGCAACATCGGTAGAAGTCCCGCGACTGGAGATTCTTTCAATTTAGGAAACTGTTTTCTTATGCTTTTACTTGATAGCTTCATCTTTTTCATCATCATGTG GTATGTAGAGCAAGTGTTTCCAGGCAAATATGGTATTCCACAACCAATTAATTTTCCTTTTAAGAAGTCATACTGGTGTGGAAATGTAGTGCATGTTTCTCCTGATGATGAAGCACAG ATAGCCATGAATAACATCGATAACAAAAATCATGAAAGTGCCCCAAACATTGAAGTTGGTATTGATATTAAGAATCTGCGAAAGGTTTACAAG AGTTCAGTTGGGAAAAAACTTGCTGTGGACGACCTCTCACTGAAGATGTACAAAGGTCAAATAACATCTCTTCTTGGTCACAACGGAGCTGGTAAAACTACTACAATGTCCATCTTGACCGGTTTATTTCCACCAACTTCAGGCTCAGCTACTATCAATGGCAAGAGTATTGTGACAGACATTCAATCTGTACGGTCAAGTCTCGGCTTATGTCCACAGCACAATGTCTTGTTTGATCGTCTGACGGTTAAAGAACATCTGGATTTCTTTATTAATCTAAAG GGTAAAAGTGGTGCAGAAGCCAATGCTGAAGTAAGGTCAATGATAGAAGACTTACAACTGGTTGACAAGACTAACACAGCATCCAGTTCACTGTCAGGTGGCATGAAACGAAAACTGAG TTGTGCGATTGCTTTGATTGGAGGATCAGAAGTTGTGATTCTAGATGAGCCTACCTCTGGCATGGATCCATATGCACGTCGGGCTACTTGGGATTTGTTATTAAAGTACAAAGCAGGAAAGACCATGGTACTCACTACACACTTCAT GGACGAGGCCGATTTGTTGGGAGATCGTATTGCCATCATGGCACACGGACAACTACTCTGCAGCGGCAGCTCTCACTTTCTTAAAAACCGATATGGAGTTGGTTATCACATGACACTGGTTAAGAATGAAAATTGCCAAGTTGATCAACTTACAAAAATTATTCAAGATTATGTACCTGGAAGTTATCTGGAGTCAAATATTGGTGCAGAGCTTGCTTATATTTTACCAGGGGACAGTACCTCACAGTTTCAATCGCTTTTTGAAAATGTTGAAG CAAAGCGAACAAGTCTCGGCGTTGAAAGTTTTGGTGTGTCCATCACAACTTTAGAAGAAGTATTCATGAAAGTTGGTGAGCAAGCAGAGGCAAAAGCGAATGGAACTGCCAACAATGACGAGGGTGAGGGCGCTGTTGCATCCACCACGATGCAGAATATTCAGAAAGCAGAAAAAGCTGTTAATATCTCACAACTTGAAACCAGAAGAGAAG atttgcTTAGTGGGTTAGCTTTAAAAGCTCAGCAGTTTAAAGCTATGTATATTAAGCGTTTTCTCAACAGTAAACGTGACAAAAAAGCTGTCATTATTCAATTCTTTTTCCCACTTTTGTTCATTTTTCTTGGATTATTGATTATTCTACTTTCTGGGGGTAGTGCGGCTACTGATGATCCTAAGTTGGAACTAAGTTTGATTAAGTTGAATGAGGCTGAAGACTTAAATCATCGGGCATATTATGCTGACTTTACTGGCAATGACGCAGTCAAGATATTTCAG AATGTTGAAAGTTACTTGGTCAGCCTAAAATTTTTAGAAGAAAGTGTAGAAAATATAGAAGGTACAGTACAGACTCTGATGAATGAAAACAGCTATGGAAAGGTCAAAGGTGAAGACATACCGAGTCCAATGGCACGATACTGTTGTTTGTACAACTTCATCATTTTGAATGAGGAGTGTTCTTCTTGG atCCGTAATCAGCCTGAAGATGCATGCAAAGACTATCCTGAATATTCCTACACAAACTGCCCATCTTGCTATAATTCTACAGAGAA GTTATATGGTTCATGTCCAGTTGGTGCACAACCCAGCATTCTGTCTGACCCAAACACTTACTTTCAAGAGAGCGTCTTGGAAGAAGATGCTGACAATGAACCTAACTTTTTCAATGAACTTGTGGCAGGTTTTGTTTCTGTTAACGCTACCTTTGATGCACAGCAAGTTGTTCCAAATCTTTATGCAATTTTCAATAATAGTTTAATT GCAAATGTGTCATTTGTTAAGAAACTAGAAGAAGTGAATTTTTATGAGCTTGCATTAAATGTTAGTACTGGGACTCTAGTGACAGCCTGGTACAGTAATGAG GCATACCATACCTCTGTGCAAGTTCTTAATGCTGCTTCTAACATGATACTGAAGTCTTTTACTAGCGATGAATACAGCATTACAACTTACAACTATCCCCTGCCTCGGAATGTAACAGCTCAG GCAGAGGAAGCAGCTTCAAGTGAGAGTGCATTTGGTCTGTCAATCTTGGTGGTATTTGGTATGGCTTTTCTTTCAGCTAGTTTCATCGGTTTTGTTGTTGGTGAGAGAGAAAACAAG GCAAAGCATCTTCAGTTTGTGAGTGGTGTTGATCCACTGAGTTATTGGGGTGCTACCTTTGTATGGGATGTGTGTAATTTTGCCATTGTCTTTGTTGGTATCATCATCATGTTTGCAGCATTTAATCTAGATGCATACGGAGGTTCTAATCTTGGAACAGTTGCTTTACTCTTT cTGTTATTTGGTTGGATGGCTATTCCATTTATCTATAGTGCAGCTTTTATGTTCAAGACTCCAGTCAATGCCACAGCTCTTACAATATTCCTCCTTGCTATTCTAAGCATG TTTACAATTCTTACTATCTTTGTCCTGAGTATTCCTGGACTTGGATTGGAGAGCACAGCCAATGCGTTAGACTATGTGTTTTGTCTTATTCCAACACATTGCTTAGGACGAGCATTCTCTGTATTAGGTGATAATGATGGTTTGAGACGGATATGCACTGCCAGTCAAGA AGCTATGATAAATTGTCAAATGTCAGGATATGTCTATCAAGATAGCAACTTAGCCTGGGACAAGCCTGGTATTGGTACTTATTGTTTGTACATGTTTATTGGTGGAATTGTGTTCATCATTCTCACATTGCTTATTGAG GTCAACTTCTTTATCCCTTCTCGTTCAGCTTCTGTGCTCAAAGGGCACGTTTCAAATCCAGat GATTCAGATGTTGCAGATGAGAGACAAAAAGTTTCTGAGCTTGATCCTAAAAACAGTgattctgctgtaattttacAAAATCTTTCCAAG GTGTACAGGAAGAAGCCAGCTCCTGCAGTGGATCAACTATGTCTTAACATACCCAAGGGTCAATGCTTTGGTCTTCTTGGAGTTAATG GTGCTGGCAAGACTACAACATTTGGAATGTTGACAGGTGATCTGAGCATTACAGCAGGAACAGCTTACATGGATGGATTTGACATCCAAACACAGAGGAAACTC GTTCAGCAAAGAATTGGATACTGCCCTCAG TTTGATGCTTTGCTTGAGCGGCTAACAGGACGTGAAGTATTGACAATGTTTGCTCGTCTTCGTGGTATTCCAAATCATAACATTGAAAATGTTGTTGAAACTACCGTCACACATTTGTCTCTTAATAAATGGGCAGATAAACTGTGTGGTGATTATAG tggtGGAAACAAGAGGAAACTTAGCACTGGTATTGCTTTAGTTGGGAACCCACCAATTGTTTTCCTG GATGAGCCTACGTCTGGAATGGACCCAACCGCACGACGATATCTATGGAATGCTCTGACATCTGTCATGAAAGGTGGACGCTCCATTGTGCTAACATCACATAG TATGGAAGAGTGTGAGGCCTTATGTACCCGTTTGGCTATAATGGTAAACGGACAATTTAAATGTCTAGGGAGCACACAACATCTTAAAAGCAG GTATGGCAAGGGCTATACAATGGTTGTTAAAATGGAAGATGGTGTGCCCATGGATGGAATTAAATCATTCATTAATGGAACATTTGAAGGTGCAGTTCTTTTGGAGGAACATCAG GGTGTATTACAATATCAAGTGGAAAATAGTGATCTTAGCTGGTCTTACATATTTGGTAAATTAGAAAGTAACAAACAGGAGTTGAGAATGGAAGATTACAGCGTCAGTCAGACAACACTAGAACAG GTGTTTATCAATTTTGCAAAAGAGCAGCACACAGACGCAGCATTTTCCAGAAAATTAAACAAGGCACATCACACAACATACGTAGAAGTTCCATCAACTGGGGCTAATCTTCGTAGGGAATCAACCAGGAGAAGTTTACGATCAGGACCACAATCACCAAAATAA
- the LOC140056649 gene encoding phospholipid-transporting ATPase ABCA3-like isoform X1 yields the protein MMGLKLRQFKLLLWKNWILQIRRPIGTVFEILLPLAFTALLLLAKILITTQDKCFTTFETIEPFDINSYTEEYYCDLGLCGNLTYFPQNDLTKALMLTVSGLIGVPLSQNLFISEDAMVTTVADNDHLYYGAVVFDIEETATGLPMDVEYTIRLSHNLAFQETWNTDDTYPPFPQPGPRTDNNYYKRFIAIQSAMDRAILISQSAYFDPVSAASTSFQMQQFPYPGYKSDAFISTIDFLLPLLMVFAFMYSGGIIVKELVIEKETRLKESMKMMGLANWLHWLAWFVKTYSFLLISIILIVILFKAGKVLEHGDGLVIFIFFMTWILASTMWSFMISVFFSKSRLGFIFGLLMWFLSYLPLFILPYDETSGSTKTLCCFLPNSAMGYAMNCILRYESSEEGIQWSNIGRSPATGDSFNLGNCFLMLLLDSFIFFIIMWYVEQVFPGKYGIPQPINFPFKKSYWCGNVVHVSPDDEAQIAMNNIDNKNHESAPNIEVGIDIKNLRKVYKSSVGKKLAVDDLSLKMYKGQITSLLGHNGAGKTTTMSILTGLFPPTSGSATINGKSIVTDIQSVRSSLGLCPQHNVLFDRLTVKEHLDFFINLKGKSGAEANAEVRSMIEDLQLVDKTNTASSSLSGGMKRKLSCAIALIGGSEVVILDEPTSGMDPYARRATWDLLLKYKAGKTMVLTTHFMDEADLLGDRIAIMAHGQLLCSGSSHFLKNRYGVGYHMTLVKNENCQVDQLTKIIQDYVPGSYLESNIGAELAYILPGDSTSQFQSLFENVEAKRTSLGVESFGVSITTLEEVFMKVGEQAEAKANGTANNDEGEGAVASTTMQNIQKAEKAVNISQLETRREDLLSGLALKAQQFKAMYIKRFLNSKRDKKAVIIQFFFPLLFIFLGLLIILLSGGSAATDDPKLELSLIKLNEAEDLNHRAYYADFTGNDAVKIFQNVESYLVSLKFLEESVENIEGTVQTLMNENSYGKVKGEDIPSPMARYCCLYNFIILNEECSSWIRNQPEDACKDYPEYSYTNCPSCYNSTEKLYGSCPVGAQPSILSDPNTYFQESVLEEDADNEPNFFNELVAGFVSVNATFDAQQVVPNLYAIFNNSLIANVSFVKKLEEVNFYELALNVSTGTLVTAWYSNEAYHTSVQVLNAASNMILKSFTSDEYSITTYNYPLPRNVTAQAEEAASSESAFGLSILVVFGMAFLSASFIGFVVGERENKAKHLQFVSGVDPLSYWGATFVWDVCNFAIVFVGIIIMFAAFNLDAYGGSNLGTVALLFLLFGWMAIPFIYSAAFMFKTPVNATALTIFLLAILSMFTILTIFVLSIPGLGLESTANALDYVFCLIPTHCLGRAFSVLGDNDGLRRICTASQEAMINCQMSGYVYQDSNLAWDKPGIGTYCLYMFIGGIVFIILTLLIEVNFFIPSRSASVLKGHVSNPDDSDVADERQKVSELDPKNSDSAVILQNLSKVYRKKPAPAVDQLCLNIPKGQCFGLLGVNGAGKTTTFGMLTGDLSITAGTAYMDGFDIQTQRKLVQQRIGYCPQFDALLERLTGREVLTMFARLRGIPNHNIENVVETTVTHLSLNKWADKLCGDYSGGNKRKLSTGIALVGNPPIVFLDEPTSGMDPTARRYLWNALTSVMKGGRSIVLTSHSMEECEALCTRLAIMVNGQFKCLGSTQHLKSRYGKGYTMVVKMEDGVPMDGIKSFINGTFEGAVLLEEHQGVLQYQVENSDLSWSYIFGKLESNKQELRMEDYSVSQTTLEQVFINFAKEQHTDAAFSRKLNKAHHTTYVEVPSTGANLRRESTRRSLRSGPQSPK from the exons ATGATGGGTTTGAAACTGAGGCAATTCAAGTTGCTGCTTTGGAAGAATTGGATTCTACAG atCCGTCGACCAATCGGAACCGTCTTTGAAATCCTTCTTCCGCTGGCTTTTACAGCATTGCTGTTACTGGCAAA AATCCTCATTACAACACAAGATAAATGCTTTA ctacatttgaaaCCATCGAACCATTTGATATCAATTCATATACTGAGGAATATTACTGTGACCTGGGTCTTTGTGGAAACCTGACATATTTTCCACAAAATGATTTaa CGAAAGCTTTGATGTTAACCGTGTCCGGTTTGATTGGTGTGCCGCTATCACAAAATTTATTCATCTCCGAGGATGCCATGGTAACAACCGTAGCCGATAATGATCATCTATATTATGgag CTGTTGTATTTGACATTGAGGAAACAGCAACTGGACTGCCAATGGATGTTGAATACACCATACGATTGTCTCATAACCTAGCTTTTCAAGAAACCTGGAATACAGATGATACATACCCACCATTTCCACAACCTGGACCACGAACTGACAA TAATTATTACAAACGTTTCATAGCAATTCAATCAGCCATGGATCGTGCCATCTTGATTAGCCAATCAGCATACTTTGACCCTGTCTCAGCGGCAAGTACAAGTTTCCAGATGCAG CAATTTCCGTATCCTGGATACAAGAGTGATGCATTCATTTCAACGATTGATTTTCTTCTACCATTGCTGATGGTCTTTGCTTTTATGTACTCAGGAGGCATTATTGTAAAG GAACTTGTGATTGAGAAAGAGACGCGTTTAAAAGAAAGTATGAAAATGATGGGATTGGCTAACTGGCTCCACTGGCTGGCATGGTTTGTCAAAACCTATTCATTTCTACTCATTTCAATCATACTCATCGTCATACTTTTTAAG GCTGGCAAAGTGCTTGAGCATGGTGATGGGCtggttattttcattttcttcatGACCTGGATATTAGCCAGCACCATGTGGAGTTTTATGATTAGTGTATTTTTCTCAAAATCTCGTCTTGGGTTTATCTTTGGTCTACTGATGTGGTTCCTCAGTTATCTGCCATTGTTCATTCTACCCTACGATGAAACATCAGG CTCTACTAAAACTCTATGTTGTTTCTTGCCTAACTCTGCAATGGGCTATGCAATGAATTGTATTCTACGATATGAGAGTAGTGAGGAGGGAATTCAGTGGAGCAACATCGGTAGAAGTCCCGCGACTGGAGATTCTTTCAATTTAGGAAACTGTTTTCTTATGCTTTTACTTGATAGCTTCATCTTTTTCATCATCATGTG GTATGTAGAGCAAGTGTTTCCAGGCAAATATGGTATTCCACAACCAATTAATTTTCCTTTTAAGAAGTCATACTGGTGTGGAAATGTAGTGCATGTTTCTCCTGATGATGAAGCACAG ATAGCCATGAATAACATCGATAACAAAAATCATGAAAGTGCCCCAAACATTGAAGTTGGTATTGATATTAAGAATCTGCGAAAGGTTTACAAG AGTTCAGTTGGGAAAAAACTTGCTGTGGACGACCTCTCACTGAAGATGTACAAAGGTCAAATAACATCTCTTCTTGGTCACAACGGAGCTGGTAAAACTACTACAATGTCCATCTTGACCGGTTTATTTCCACCAACTTCAGGCTCAGCTACTATCAATGGCAAGAGTATTGTGACAGACATTCAATCTGTACGGTCAAGTCTCGGCTTATGTCCACAGCACAATGTCTTGTTTGATCGTCTGACGGTTAAAGAACATCTGGATTTCTTTATTAATCTAAAG GGTAAAAGTGGTGCAGAAGCCAATGCTGAAGTAAGGTCAATGATAGAAGACTTACAACTGGTTGACAAGACTAACACAGCATCCAGTTCACTGTCAGGTGGCATGAAACGAAAACTGAG TTGTGCGATTGCTTTGATTGGAGGATCAGAAGTTGTGATTCTAGATGAGCCTACCTCTGGCATGGATCCATATGCACGTCGGGCTACTTGGGATTTGTTATTAAAGTACAAAGCAGGAAAGACCATGGTACTCACTACACACTTCAT GGACGAGGCCGATTTGTTGGGAGATCGTATTGCCATCATGGCACACGGACAACTACTCTGCAGCGGCAGCTCTCACTTTCTTAAAAACCGATATGGAGTTGGTTATCACATGACACTGGTTAAGAATGAAAATTGCCAAGTTGATCAACTTACAAAAATTATTCAAGATTATGTACCTGGAAGTTATCTGGAGTCAAATATTGGTGCAGAGCTTGCTTATATTTTACCAGGGGACAGTACCTCACAGTTTCAATCGCTTTTTGAAAATGTTGAAG CAAAGCGAACAAGTCTCGGCGTTGAAAGTTTTGGTGTGTCCATCACAACTTTAGAAGAAGTATTCATGAAAGTTGGTGAGCAAGCAGAGGCAAAAGCGAATGGAACTGCCAACAATGACGAGGGTGAGGGCGCTGTTGCATCCACCACGATGCAGAATATTCAGAAAGCAGAAAAAGCTGTTAATATCTCACAACTTGAAACCAGAAGAGAAG atttgcTTAGTGGGTTAGCTTTAAAAGCTCAGCAGTTTAAAGCTATGTATATTAAGCGTTTTCTCAACAGTAAACGTGACAAAAAAGCTGTCATTATTCAATTCTTTTTCCCACTTTTGTTCATTTTTCTTGGATTATTGATTATTCTACTTTCTGGGGGTAGTGCGGCTACTGATGATCCTAAGTTGGAACTAAGTTTGATTAAGTTGAATGAGGCTGAAGACTTAAATCATCGGGCATATTATGCTGACTTTACTGGCAATGACGCAGTCAAGATATTTCAG AATGTTGAAAGTTACTTGGTCAGCCTAAAATTTTTAGAAGAAAGTGTAGAAAATATAGAAGGTACAGTACAGACTCTGATGAATGAAAACAGCTATGGAAAGGTCAAAGGTGAAGACATACCGAGTCCAATGGCACGATACTGTTGTTTGTACAACTTCATCATTTTGAATGAGGAGTGTTCTTCTTGG atCCGTAATCAGCCTGAAGATGCATGCAAAGACTATCCTGAATATTCCTACACAAACTGCCCATCTTGCTATAATTCTACAGAGAA GTTATATGGTTCATGTCCAGTTGGTGCACAACCCAGCATTCTGTCTGACCCAAACACTTACTTTCAAGAGAGCGTCTTGGAAGAAGATGCTGACAATGAACCTAACTTTTTCAATGAACTTGTGGCAGGTTTTGTTTCTGTTAACGCTACCTTTGATGCACAGCAAGTTGTTCCAAATCTTTATGCAATTTTCAATAATAGTTTAATT GCAAATGTGTCATTTGTTAAGAAACTAGAAGAAGTGAATTTTTATGAGCTTGCATTAAATGTTAGTACTGGGACTCTAGTGACAGCCTGGTACAGTAATGAG GCATACCATACCTCTGTGCAAGTTCTTAATGCTGCTTCTAACATGATACTGAAGTCTTTTACTAGCGATGAATACAGCATTACAACTTACAACTATCCCCTGCCTCGGAATGTAACAGCTCAG GCAGAGGAAGCAGCTTCAAGTGAGAGTGCATTTGGTCTGTCAATCTTGGTGGTATTTGGTATGGCTTTTCTTTCAGCTAGTTTCATCGGTTTTGTTGTTGGTGAGAGAGAAAACAAG GCAAAGCATCTTCAGTTTGTGAGTGGTGTTGATCCACTGAGTTATTGGGGTGCTACCTTTGTATGGGATGTGTGTAATTTTGCCATTGTCTTTGTTGGTATCATCATCATGTTTGCAGCATTTAATCTAGATGCATACGGAGGTTCTAATCTTGGAACAGTTGCTTTACTCTTT cTGTTATTTGGTTGGATGGCTATTCCATTTATCTATAGTGCAGCTTTTATGTTCAAGACTCCAGTCAATGCCACAGCTCTTACAATATTCCTCCTTGCTATTCTAAGCATG TTTACAATTCTTACTATCTTTGTCCTGAGTATTCCTGGACTTGGATTGGAGAGCACAGCCAATGCGTTAGACTATGTGTTTTGTCTTATTCCAACACATTGCTTAGGACGAGCATTCTCTGTATTAGGTGATAATGATGGTTTGAGACGGATATGCACTGCCAGTCAAGA AGCTATGATAAATTGTCAAATGTCAGGATATGTCTATCAAGATAGCAACTTAGCCTGGGACAAGCCTGGTATTGGTACTTATTGTTTGTACATGTTTATTGGTGGAATTGTGTTCATCATTCTCACATTGCTTATTGAG GTCAACTTCTTTATCCCTTCTCGTTCAGCTTCTGTGCTCAAAGGGCACGTTTCAAATCCAGat GATTCAGATGTTGCAGATGAGAGACAAAAAGTTTCTGAGCTTGATCCTAAAAACAGTgattctgctgtaattttacAAAATCTTTCCAAG GTGTACAGGAAGAAGCCAGCTCCTGCAGTGGATCAACTATGTCTTAACATACCCAAGGGTCAATGCTTTGGTCTTCTTGGAGTTAATG GTGCTGGCAAGACTACAACATTTGGAATGTTGACAGGTGATCTGAGCATTACAGCAGGAACAGCTTACATGGATGGATTTGACATCCAAACACAGAGGAAACTC GTTCAGCAAAGAATTGGATACTGCCCTCAG TTTGATGCTTTGCTTGAGCGGCTAACAGGACGTGAAGTATTGACAATGTTTGCTCGTCTTCGTGGTATTCCAAATCATAACATTGAAAATGTTGTTGAAACTACCGTCACACATTTGTCTCTTAATAAATGGGCAGATAAACTGTGTGGTGATTATAG tggtGGAAACAAGAGGAAACTTAGCACTGGTATTGCTTTAGTTGGGAACCCACCAATTGTTTTCCTG GATGAGCCTACGTCTGGAATGGACCCAACCGCACGACGATATCTATGGAATGCTCTGACATCTGTCATGAAAGGTGGACGCTCCATTGTGCTAACATCACATAG TATGGAAGAGTGTGAGGCCTTATGTACCCGTTTGGCTATAATGGTAAACGGACAATTTAAATGTCTAGGGAGCACACAACATCTTAAAAGCAG GTATGGCAAGGGCTATACAATGGTTGTTAAAATGGAAGATGGTGTGCCCATGGATGGAATTAAATCATTCATTAATGGAACATTTGAAGGTGCAGTTCTTTTGGAGGAACATCAG GGTGTATTACAATATCAAGTGGAAAATAGTGATCTTAGCTGGTCTTACATATTTGGTAAATTAGAAAGTAACAAACAGGAGTTGAGAATGGAAGATTACAGCGTCAGTCAGACAACACTAGAACAG GTGTTTATCAATTTTGCAAAAGAGCAGCACACAGACGCAGCATTTTCCAGAAAATTAAACAAGGCACATCACACAACATACGTAGAAGTTCCATCAACTGGGGCTAATCTTCGTAGGGAATCAACCAGGAGAAGTTTACGATCAGGACCACAATCACCAAAATAA